In Ruminiclostridium papyrosolvens DSM 2782, the following proteins share a genomic window:
- a CDS encoding ABC transporter ATP-binding protein, with protein sequence MKIKFFKQEDIKLLKRALKYVFSYKTKFILAFVCILGSIGIGIVQPLFWGGILDSFFKKSIDSAIPNIVYTLIFGILASILSYLQSYVFSSLNQNIIFDLKRDMYKAILDLPVKAYDELNNGELMSRLHGDSGEVANAITGTLINSVVDVIRLIAVGITVFTISVKLALIVVITFPITFLIFNKYGKKIRAGNKNLSQVNDKYYSESGQTIWGIREVKSLGIKKYKFEAFIKVANKLKEMIVAVILLGAKSQALSDIVNHLTSIAVVFVGGVFVVNGSLNIKYFIAFNSYSGQFSGSLLSISKFNLNLQQVMNSLERIFFLIDGLSYSHEEIGEKSIHNITGEINFKNVSFSYDNQVSVLDDVTINIPSKSRTAIVGSSGSGKTTIFNLLLRLYQPCNGNIFIDHTDLNEIKEEDLRRHVSVVRQEPVLFMISIKENLLLANPDATQQEIENACKKAYIHEYIESMPNKYNSIVGENGVNLSGGQKQRIAIARALLKKSKIILFDEATSSLDNESQFYIKKAIDALAEDCTVVLIAHRLSTIIEADVIYVLENGKIVGRGNHHSLIHTNKVYKHLYQAEVELINENSREVI encoded by the coding sequence ATGAAGATAAAATTTTTCAAACAAGAAGATATAAAATTGCTTAAAAGAGCTTTAAAATATGTATTTTCATATAAAACCAAGTTCATACTGGCTTTTGTATGTATACTCGGCAGCATAGGAATAGGAATAGTACAGCCTCTTTTTTGGGGTGGAATACTGGACAGTTTTTTCAAAAAAAGTATTGATTCAGCTATCCCTAATATAGTTTACACTCTGATATTCGGGATTCTTGCAAGTATTCTTTCATATTTACAATCTTATGTCTTTTCTTCACTAAACCAAAATATAATATTCGACTTAAAAAGGGATATGTACAAAGCCATTCTTGACCTCCCCGTAAAAGCTTATGATGAACTAAATAATGGTGAACTAATGTCCAGATTACATGGAGATTCAGGTGAGGTTGCAAATGCTATCACAGGAACTCTTATAAATTCTGTTGTTGATGTGATACGGCTTATAGCAGTGGGAATAACCGTGTTTACCATAAGCGTTAAACTGGCTTTAATCGTTGTAATTACTTTCCCAATAACTTTTTTAATCTTTAATAAATATGGCAAAAAAATCAGGGCAGGCAACAAAAATTTATCCCAAGTCAATGACAAATACTATAGTGAATCGGGACAAACCATTTGGGGTATAAGGGAAGTAAAAAGCTTAGGAATAAAAAAATACAAGTTTGAAGCATTTATAAAGGTTGCAAACAAATTAAAAGAAATGATAGTAGCCGTAATATTGCTTGGTGCAAAATCTCAGGCACTTTCAGACATTGTAAACCATTTAACCAGTATCGCCGTGGTTTTTGTAGGAGGAGTATTCGTTGTAAACGGCTCACTAAACATAAAGTATTTTATTGCCTTCAATTCATACTCCGGACAATTCTCAGGGTCTCTTTTAAGCATAAGCAAATTTAATCTCAATTTACAGCAGGTTATGAACTCCCTTGAAAGAATATTTTTCTTAATAGACGGGCTGTCTTATTCACATGAAGAAATTGGTGAAAAAAGCATTCACAATATAACCGGTGAAATTAATTTTAAAAATGTCTCCTTCAGTTATGATAATCAGGTAAGCGTACTGGATGACGTTACCATAAATATTCCGTCCAAAAGCAGGACAGCCATAGTAGGAAGCAGCGGAAGCGGCAAAACTACCATTTTCAATTTATTGCTGCGCCTTTACCAGCCCTGTAATGGGAATATATTCATTGACCACACAGACCTGAATGAAATCAAGGAAGAAGATTTACGCAGGCACGTATCCGTAGTACGTCAAGAACCTGTTCTGTTTATGATATCCATAAAAGAGAATCTGTTGCTTGCAAACCCCGATGCTACTCAGCAGGAAATAGAAAATGCCTGTAAAAAGGCATATATACATGAATATATAGAATCCATGCCTAATAAATATAACTCTATCGTGGGAGAAAACGGTGTGAATCTTTCAGGGGGACAAAAACAAAGAATAGCTATAGCAAGAGCCTTGTTAAAAAAATCAAAGATAATACTATTTGACGAGGCAACCTCTTCTTTAGATAATGAATCTCAATTTTACATAAAAAAAGCAATTGATGCCCTAGCTGAGGATTGTACCGTAGTGCTGATAGCTCACAGGCTTTCAACGATAATAGAAGCCGATGTCATATATGTATTAGAAAACGGAAAAATAGTTGGTCGAGGAAATCACCATTCACTAATCCATACCAATAAAGTGTACAAGCATCTGTACCAAGCTGAGGTGGAGCTAATAAATGAAAATAGCAGGGAGGTGATTTGA
- a CDS encoding methyl-accepting chemotaxis protein, which translates to MSVAKKLIASYVLVLILMTAIVGTNLYATSSLKMQAETLITDSIPLGRAADDLLTALVNEQTGVRGYLVSGDEKFLDAYNIGKNDIKINLTDIDSRLDGHPIMSQLIAEAKPKIDSIEKYYESEISLAKQGKLDEARSKMEDGKRLFDSFRETHGKIKNDIDKLTNDAWNDVMNVKANSNNLIIIISIIALLVTILTSFLLIKSISSPVKKVTNTLHRIADGDLTVEPLNIKRKDEIGVLVTSLNKMVANVRDILSKVSDVSTQVAASSEELTSSAEQCTKANEQIAEATQKSASGAEEQLGSIEQSTETIKEMSTNIQQISDNSKEMYTLSDKAFSASEHGIITINDVVDQMNDITTTVSDSETVIRKLGEHSKEIGNIVEIITGITEQTNLLALNAAIEAARAGEQGKGFAVVAEEIRKLAEQSKVSATQIAQFVKEIQSETENAVISINKGNEKVKNGFAKTQHVAETFQAIKGDVTNVNSKVKDVMASIELVSSQSQAFVSFSETIRKAAEEGAILSQDNSAANEEQVATMEEITASAQSLAELADELQSSIAIFKI; encoded by the coding sequence ATGTCAGTAGCAAAAAAGCTTATAGCAAGTTATGTATTAGTATTAATATTAATGACAGCAATTGTTGGGACAAATCTTTATGCAACTAGCTCCTTGAAAATGCAGGCAGAAACTCTTATAACAGATTCTATTCCTTTAGGTCGTGCAGCAGATGATTTATTAACTGCGTTAGTTAATGAGCAAACCGGAGTACGCGGATATCTTGTATCAGGAGATGAAAAATTTCTTGATGCATACAACATCGGGAAAAATGATATTAAAATAAATTTAACAGATATTGACTCAAGGCTTGACGGTCACCCTATTATGTCACAGCTTATAGCAGAAGCAAAACCAAAGATTGACTCAATTGAAAAATATTACGAATCAGAGATTTCTCTTGCCAAACAGGGAAAATTAGATGAGGCACGTTCAAAAATGGAGGATGGCAAACGACTGTTTGACAGTTTCCGTGAAACTCATGGTAAAATCAAAAATGATATAGACAAGTTAACAAATGATGCTTGGAATGATGTAATGAACGTAAAGGCCAACAGCAACAATCTTATTATAATAATCAGCATAATCGCACTACTTGTTACTATATTAACATCATTTCTTTTGATTAAGAGCATATCATCACCTGTAAAGAAAGTTACAAACACACTGCACCGAATAGCCGATGGAGACTTGACCGTTGAACCTTTAAATATTAAAAGAAAGGATGAAATCGGCGTATTGGTAACTTCTTTAAATAAAATGGTTGCAAATGTGAGAGATATTCTGTCAAAAGTGAGTGACGTATCCACACAAGTTGCAGCTTCTTCAGAAGAATTAACCTCCAGTGCAGAACAATGTACAAAAGCAAATGAACAAATTGCCGAAGCTACTCAAAAAAGCGCTTCAGGGGCTGAAGAACAGTTAGGAAGCATTGAACAATCAACCGAAACAATAAAGGAAATGTCTACGAATATACAGCAAATTTCGGATAATAGTAAAGAAATGTACACTTTGTCGGATAAGGCTTTTTCAGCTTCCGAACATGGAATTATCACCATAAATGACGTTGTTGATCAAATGAATGATATAACCACCACTGTTAGTGATTCTGAAACTGTAATAAGAAAGTTGGGAGAACATTCAAAAGAAATTGGAAACATTGTTGAGATTATTACAGGTATTACAGAACAAACAAATCTTCTTGCGCTAAATGCAGCAATTGAGGCGGCCCGTGCAGGTGAACAAGGAAAGGGCTTTGCTGTTGTTGCAGAAGAGATTCGCAAGCTTGCTGAACAGTCTAAAGTTTCAGCCACACAAATAGCTCAATTCGTCAAGGAAATTCAAAGTGAAACAGAAAATGCAGTCATATCAATTAATAAAGGCAATGAGAAAGTTAAAAACGGTTTTGCTAAAACGCAGCATGTTGCCGAAACATTCCAAGCTATTAAAGGCGACGTAACAAATGTGAATAGTAAGGTTAAAGATGTTATGGCCTCTATAGAACTTGTTTCCTCCCAGAGTCAGGCATTCGTTTCATTTTCCGAAACAATCAGAAAGGCAGCAGAAGAAGGAGCAATACTAAGTCAGGACAATTCTGCTGCAAATGAGGAACAGGTTGCAACAATGGAAGAAATCACAGCTTCCGCACAATCATTAGCAGAACTTGCTGACGAGTTGCAGTCTTCAATAGCAATTTTTAAAATTTAA
- a CDS encoding PadR family transcriptional regulator produces MPKINKTKYAILGVLSMNPGSGYDIKKFCDKGISYFWNENFGHIYPVLKQMEVEELITKIAEQNEGKPMRYVYSITPKGWEELTEWLMQPPENTPARLELLLKLTFAKNIPENNVIEQMEKIKQKHIQRLEQYEEMEKEFNSNEKTRLDRGYPYWLATLRYAIHDARFRIQWCEETIQNIREHQKMLNN; encoded by the coding sequence ATGCCAAAAATTAATAAAACAAAATACGCTATTCTGGGAGTACTTAGTATGAACCCAGGGTCGGGATATGATATAAAGAAGTTCTGCGATAAAGGAATTTCCTATTTTTGGAATGAAAATTTCGGACATATCTACCCCGTGTTAAAACAGATGGAAGTGGAAGAGCTAATAACCAAAATTGCTGAACAAAATGAAGGAAAGCCCATGAGATATGTTTATTCCATAACACCTAAAGGATGGGAAGAACTGACAGAGTGGCTGATGCAGCCACCAGAAAACACTCCTGCACGTCTTGAGCTGCTTTTAAAGCTTACTTTTGCCAAAAATATTCCTGAAAATAACGTTATTGAGCAAATGGAGAAAATAAAGCAAAAGCATATACAACGGTTGGAACAATATGAGGAAATGGAAAAGGAGTTTAATTCTAATGAAAAGACACGGTTGGATAGGGGTTACCCATATTGGCTGGCTACACTCCGTTATGCAATTCATGATGCAAGGTTTAGAATTCAATGGTGTGAAGAAACCATTCAGAATATAAGGGAACATCAAAAAATGCTAAATAATTAA
- a CDS encoding phytoene desaturase family protein, which yields MQKKIIIIGAGIAGLSAGCYGQMNGYETQIFEMHSVPGGLCTSWDRKGYRIDGCIHWLMGANPESMFYETWNELEAFKGKELLYHDYIMHIENSEGKKLIMYCDIDKLETHLMELSFQDSEVIRELTDAVRKFKDIHTASKDESLVKYSKVTMHDFVQRFKDPFLKEALLAFAPKGNSVFSLIFQLAIYNNKDACWPVGGSLEFAKGIEKRYLELGGKIQYKSMVDEIIAANDRVTGIKLTDGCVHTADFVVSAADGYSAIFEMLKGQYINEEIKALYESKKVSNTSIQISLGVNCDLSRYPYCINMMLENSVQIGGVENSQLLIKNYCFDKTLSLPGKSVVTSLIFTDYEYWEELYKNSENYKAEKKKIADWFICLFEKKYPEAKGKIEVVDVATPITYYRYTHVWQGAYCGWKAPAQKIPNVLPGLLGFYLAGQWTQTTGGLPTAVITGKGSIMRICKQDGKNFLSKCS from the coding sequence ATGCAAAAAAAAATAATCATAATTGGTGCTGGAATTGCCGGATTATCTGCGGGCTGCTATGGACAAATGAATGGATATGAAACCCAAATATTTGAAATGCACTCCGTTCCGGGAGGTCTTTGTACTTCATGGGACAGAAAGGGTTATAGGATAGATGGATGTATTCACTGGCTTATGGGTGCAAATCCCGAAAGTATGTTTTATGAGACTTGGAACGAGTTAGAAGCTTTCAAGGGAAAAGAACTTCTGTATCATGATTATATAATGCATATTGAAAATAGCGAGGGTAAAAAGTTAATCATGTATTGCGATATTGATAAACTGGAGACCCATTTGATGGAGTTATCTTTTCAAGATAGCGAGGTTATTCGAGAGTTAACTGATGCTGTCAGAAAGTTTAAGGATATCCACACAGCTTCAAAGGATGAAAGTTTAGTGAAATACTCTAAAGTTACTATGCATGATTTCGTGCAACGGTTTAAAGATCCATTTCTAAAAGAGGCTCTGCTTGCTTTTGCGCCAAAGGGAAATTCGGTATTTTCATTAATCTTCCAATTAGCAATATACAATAATAAAGATGCCTGCTGGCCGGTGGGAGGTTCTTTGGAGTTTGCCAAGGGGATTGAAAAAAGGTATTTGGAACTTGGCGGTAAAATACAATACAAATCTATGGTAGATGAAATCATTGCCGCAAATGACAGGGTGACAGGTATAAAGCTTACTGACGGATGTGTACATACTGCCGATTTTGTGGTTTCCGCAGCAGATGGATATTCAGCCATTTTTGAAATGCTCAAGGGGCAATATATAAATGAAGAAATAAAAGCTTTATACGAAAGCAAAAAAGTATCCAATACATCTATTCAGATTTCTCTTGGGGTGAATTGCGACCTGTCCAGGTATCCATACTGTATAAATATGATGTTGGAAAACTCGGTGCAAATTGGGGGAGTGGAAAATTCACAGCTTTTGATAAAGAATTACTGTTTTGACAAGACTTTAAGCCTACCTGGTAAATCAGTTGTCACATCGTTAATTTTTACTGATTATGAGTATTGGGAAGAGCTATACAAGAACTCTGAGAATTATAAGGCTGAAAAGAAAAAAATAGCTGATTGGTTTATATGCCTTTTTGAAAAAAAATACCCCGAAGCAAAAGGAAAAATTGAAGTAGTGGATGTGGCTACACCCATTACATATTATCGGTATACTCATGTGTGGCAGGGAGCATACTGTGGGTGGAAAGCTCCTGCACAAAAGATTCCAAATGTATTGCCGGGTCTTTTGGGTTTTTATCTTGCAGGTCAATGGACTCAGACAACAGGGGGCCTTCCAACGGCTGTAATCACCGGAAAAGGCAGCATTATGCGTATATGTAAGCAAGACGGGAAGAATTTTTTGAGTAAATGCTCCTAA